The Drechmeria coniospora strain ARSEF 6962 chromosome 02, whole genome shotgun sequence genome has a segment encoding these proteins:
- a CDS encoding putative mannosyltransferase involved in N-linked and O-linked glycosylation — translation MIASKDLRYWRFIVILICALGFFYVGTRSKFAQSTFFNQGQSEWHSVHGNRPGSSGTTPSGLGKPPPLIGKAPGPRANATFVTLARNSDVWELARSIRMVEDRFNRRYNYDWVFLNDKPFDNTFKKVTSALVSGKTSYGLIPVEHWSFPSWIDQDKAAKTREDFARREIIYGGSAPYRHMCRFQSGFFYRQELLNQYKYYWRVEPSIDIYCDISEDPFRLMEENNKQYGFVISLYEYRETIETLWKTVKKFISNHPEHIAKDNLMDFVSDDGGENYNLCHFWSNFEIASLDFLRSQAYTDYFETLDKEGGFFYERWGDAPVHSIAAALLLNKTDLHFFENIGYRHNPFVHCPMSEQHRVDHGCTCNPAENFDWKGYSCTSRYFDRQNMVKPDGYELQM, via the exons ATGATTGCATCAAAGGATTTGCGTTACTGGCGCTTCATCGTCATTTTGATTTGC GCATTGGGGTTCTTCTATGTAGGAACTCGGTCTAAGTTTGCTCAATCGACCTTTTTCAACCAGGGCCAGTCGGAATGGCACTCAGTTCATGGAAATAGACCAGGATCGAGCGGGACGACCCCCAGCGGTTTGGGCAAGCCTCCACCTCTCATTGGAAAGGCGCCTGGCCCTCGAGCCAATGCCACCTTTGTCACCCTCGCTAGAAATAGCGATGTTTGGGAGCTCGCCCGCTCTATCCGAATGGTTGAGGACCGTTTTAACCGACGATACAACTACGACTGGGTCTTCCTTAACGATAAGCCTTTCGATAACACGTTTAAGAAGGTCACCTCGGCCCTAGTTTCGGGGAAAACCTCTTACGGTCTCATCCCAGTTGAACATTGGTCCTTCCCTTCTTGGATAGACCAGGATAAGGCGGCCAAAACACGCGAGGATTTTGCCCGACGAGAGATCATCTACGGTGGCTCTGCTCCCTACAGGCACATGTGCCGGTTTCAGTCAGGCTTCTTCTACCGACAGGAACTGCTCAAccaatacaagtactattgGCGGGTGGAGCCATCAATTGATATCTACTGCGACATCTCCGAGGACCCGTTTCGTCTGATGGAGGAGAACAACAAACAGTACGGCTTTGTTATTAGCCTGTACGAGTATAGGGAAACCATCGAAACACTCTGGAAAACCGTCAAGAAGTTCATATCGAACCACCCGGAGCATATTGCGAAAGACAACTTGATGGATTTTGTGAgcgacgatggaggcgaGAACTACAACCTTTGTCATTTC TGGTCGAACTTTGAAATCGCCAGCCTCGATTTCCTTCGAAGTCAAGCCTACACAGATTACTTCGAGACCCTCGACAAGGAGGGGGGCTTTTTCTATGAGAGATGGGGAGATGCGCCAGTGCACTCCATCGCTGCCGCTCTATTGTTGAACAAGACCGATCTCCATTTCTTCGAAAATATCGGTTATCGGCACAACCCATTTGTACACTGCCCAATGTCGGAACAGCACCGTGTTGATCATGGTTGCACCTGCAACCCTGCGGAAAATTTTGACTGGAAGGGTTACTCCT GTACATCGAGGTATTTTGATAGGCAAAACATGGTAAAGCCAGATGGATATGAGCTGCAAATGTAG
- a CDS encoding G-protein coupled receptor, translating into MGGLTPGDILAITDIERICSVLSILGSMFIIITFSCSKSFHRPINRLVLYASFGNIMSNVGTLMSRSMIYRVDSFGCQFQAFLIQLFMPADALWTLAMAVNVYLTFYHKFDAERLRKMEKWYLLCCYGIPFVPAFTYIFYRNAQGERIYGNATLWCWIANQFDVLRIATFYAPIWIIMLVTMSIYASAGRTIFEKRKQLMEFNASTIIVDDQPMATFKKTEITISSDKDDRDDNEDNDQGSHSHIEHVQRTQSNISAYSVNISADRRRSCTTAELTIPAAVFQPPKMAQVPPSQGSSVRRYNYEVNNAAWSYTKCAILFFTAILVTWIPSSANRVYSLVHKNQVCVPLLYMSAFVLPLQGFWNAVIYTVTSWDACKSLFRRSITTSKPVDAGMTRLGSDQHERTPGMLEASSGFNFFNESPRISESESIQELGLARTRLGPGKFA; encoded by the exons ATGGGCGGACTTACCCCAGGCGATATCCTTGCCATCACCGACATCGAGCGGATATGTTCGGTGCTCTCGATTCTGGGCAGCATgttcatcatcatcacgTTTTCCTGTTCAAAGTCCTTTCACAGGCCCATCAACCGGCTTGTGCTGTATGCCTCGTTTGGAAACATAATGAGCAATGTTGGCACACTCATGTCTCGATCTATGATATACCGGGTAGACTCCTTTGGGTGCCAGTTTCAAGCGTTCCTGATTCAACT TTTTATGCCAGCAGATGCACTTTGGACTCTCGCCATGGCTGTCAATGTCTACCTTACTTTTTACCACAAGTTCGACGCAGAACGCCTGCGCAAGATGGAAAAATGGTATTTGCTCTGCTGCTACGGCATTCCCTTTGTACCCGCCTTCACCTATATATTCTATCGGAATGCCCAAGGGGAAAGAATATACGGTAATGCGACACTCTGGTGCTGGATTGCCAACCAGTTTGATGTCCTTCGCATTGCCACCTTTTACGCGCCGATATG GATTATCATGCTCGTCACCATGTCCATATATGCCAGCGCAGGCCGCACCATTTTCGAGAAGCGCAAGCAGCTCATGGAATTCAACGCCTCTACTATCATTGTTGATGACCAACCGATGGCGACATTCAAGAAGACGGAAATTACGATCAGCAGTGACAAAGATGACAGGGACGACAATGAAGACAATGACCAAGGGTCGCACAGCCACATTGAACACGTGCAAAGGACACAAAGTAACATCAGCGCTTACTCGGTCAACATCTCTGCCGATCGACGCCGCTCATGCACCACTGCCGAGCTCACCATTCCGGCTGCAGTCTTTCAGCCGCCGAAGATGGCCCAGGTTCCGCCGTCGCAAGGCAGCTCGGTTCGCAGATACAACTACGAGGTGAACAATGCAGCGTGGTCCTATACAAAATGCGCCATACTGTTCTTTACCGCAATCCTTGTTACGTGGATTCCTTCGAGCGCCAACCGCGTCTACTCGTTGGTTCATAAGAATCAAGTCTGCGTGCCGTTGCTGTACATGAGCGCATTCGTGTTGCCATTGCAGGGCTTTTGGAATGCCGTCATCTATACCGTCACGTCGTGGGATGCCTGCAAGAGCTTGTTCCGCCGCTCCATCACGACGTCGAAACCAGTTGACGCAGGGATGACGAGACTCGGCAGCGACCAACATGAACGAACCCCTGGCATGTTGGAGGCTAGTTCTGGTTTCAACTTCTTCAATGAAAGCCCTAGAATATCCGAATCGGAGAGCATCCAGGAACTAGGCTTGGCAAGAACAAG ACTTGGCCCTGGCAAGTTTGCATAA